Proteins co-encoded in one Octopus sinensis linkage group LG6, ASM634580v1, whole genome shotgun sequence genomic window:
- the LOC115212963 gene encoding probable Dol-P-Man:Man(7)GlcNAc(2)-PP-Dol alpha-1,6-mannosyltransferase, giving the protein MTQFHFVFYMTRPLPNIMALGLVLLALQSWLHGRHTSFLWFTGTAIIIFRSDVTMLLGIYLLMDLVTRRLSLKNAVAIIIFAGGIILGATVLIDSFFWQRWLWPEAEVFWFNTIKNKSSQWGTSPFLWYFYSVFPRSLGLTVFLVPLGLYFCPSVRALVIPAIVYVVLFSFLPHKELRFIIYVFPLLNLAAAAFINKIWRNRKKSVMYRVFSAGIVLHLLANAVFTCAFLYLSHKNYPGGDAIDKLHNLEDPTSDVHVHIDVAAAQTGVSRFLQLNPRWKYNKTEGLPPGGFAMQNFTHLLIGTNDEEANEILPYKETHTVMDVALGFHRIKINWNAFPPVDVVLIPKVWIMKKKESV; this is encoded by the exons ATGACCCAATTCCATTTTGTATTCTATATGACTCGACCTCTCCCCAACATAATGGCCCTTGGACTCG taTTATTAGCTTTGCAATCATGGTTACATGGAAGACACACATCATTTCTATGGTTCACTGGAACTGCAATTATTATATTTCGCTCTGATGTTACCATGCTGCTTGGAATTTACCTGCTCATGGATCTTGTCACACGTAGACTTAGTCTTAAAAATGCTGTTGCTATAATTATTTTTGCTGGTGGCATTATTTTAG gtGCAACTGTGTTGATAGATTCCTTCTTTTGGCAACGTTGGCTCTGGCCTGAAGCAGAAGTTTTCTGGttcaatacaattaaaaacaaaagttctCAGTGGGGC ACATCTCCTTTTCTGTGGTATTTCTACTCAGTATTTCCGAGGTCACTTGGTTTAACAGTATTCCTTGTTCCCCTTGGATTATACTTCTGTCCATCTGTCAGAGCATTGGTTATTCCAGCCATTGTCTATGTTGTGCTCTTTTCATTCTTGCCTCACAAAGAACTTCGATTTATTATCTACGTATTTCCGCTGCTGAATTTGGCTGCTGCCGCTTTCATCAACAAAAT ATGGAGGAACAGAAAAAAGTCAGTGATGTATCGTGTGTTTTCCGCAGGCATTGTTCTTCATTTATTAGCCAATGCTGTTTTTACCTGTGCCTTTCTATACCTGTCACATAAAAATTATCCAGGAGGTGATGCCATTGATAAATTACATAATCTAGAAGATCCTACATCAG ATGTTCATGTGCACATAGACGTTGCTGCAGCTCAGACGGGTGTCTCTCGTTTCTTGCAGTTAAACCCTCGCTGGAA GTATAACAAAACTGAAGGCCTTCCTCCCGGTGGTTTTGCAATGCAAAATTTCACTCACCTGCTAATTGGGACAAATGATGAAGAAGCCAATGAAATTCTTCCCTATAAAGAGACTCATACTGTAATGGATGTGGCTTTAGGATTTCACAGAATCAAAATAAACTGGAATGCCTTTCCTCCTGTTGATgttgtattaataccaaaagtgtggatcatgaaaaagaaagaaagtgtatag